In Alkalimarinus alittae, the DNA window ATTAAATGTAGGCAGTATGGTGCCAATAACGCTCGTTTTTGAGAATCATGGGGCTGTCGATATGAAATTGATGGTTTCGCACCCTCCAGAAGGTGAGCCCGACATGGAAATGTCCCACGGTGATCATCAAATGCATCATTAAACATTCTCATCCTTGATGGATATCATTTTCAATTAGCAGTAGTATTGATTAAATAGTGTGTTTTATAAACGCTGACATTTAGTCTGCTGCCCCCGCTGTTATTATGTTGTTGTATTGTTTGTAGTAGACGCGAGCGGTGGTAGCTGATAATTAGATTTAAGAAAAAATACTACTACGATTTGAGAGGATCAACATATGAGAGCATTGAAAAATTCTGTATTGGCTATCGCGGCCACATTAGCTGTTTCAGCACCTATGATGGCGACTGCCGGTGGTGATGTTGCTGCAGGAAAAGCAAAGTCAGGTGTTTGTGCTGCATGTCACGGCCCAGCGGGTGTTGCAATGATTCCAATTTACCCTAACTTGGCGGGTCAGCAAGAGCAATACCTTGTAAGTGCTCTTAAAGCATACAAAGCTAAACAGCGTACTGGTGGTCAAGCGCCTATCATGCAAGGCCAAGCGGCTGCATTAAGTGATGCAGATATCGCTAACTTAGCTGCTTATTACGCTAGCTTGAAGTAATTTCAACTTAGCAGCAGATAAGCTTAACCGTTTATTACGGTTGAAAAAACAGCGACCATTAGGTCGCTGTTTTTTTATCGGTAGATTGCGGGTTTTATTTTAGGTTTTAAGGCACTAATTAATTATACGATAACTTGGTGTATACACTTTCCCGGGTAATTTCATTCTATTTTCTTTGATAAATGATTCTAACAGCCCTTCTAGTGGGTCAAGAATGGTTTTATCGCCATGAATCTCAAACGGGCCGAACTTCTCTACTCGTCGAACCCCTTCATCCTTAACATTGCCTGCAACAATGCCTGAGAAGGCTCTTCGTAGATTGGCCGCTAATAAGTGAACGGGTTGGTCTCGATGTAGTTGTAAATTAGCCATATTCTCATGAGTGGGTTGAAACGGCTGCTGGAATAGAGGGTCAATTTTTAGGAGCCAATTAAAGTAGTAAGCATCACGGTGGACTCTTCGATAATGGGCTACTTCATCTATCCCTTTTTTAATTTCTTTGGCGACTCTAATAGGGTCGTCAATGATGATTTTATACCGCTTTTGAGCCTCTTCACCTAATGCGCCACCAATAAAGGTGTCAATCATTTTAAAGTAAGACGCATTTTCTTTTGACCCGAC includes these proteins:
- a CDS encoding c-type cytochrome gives rise to the protein MMATAGGDVAAGKAKSGVCAACHGPAGVAMIPIYPNLAGQQEQYLVSALKAYKAKQRTGGQAPIMQGQAAALSDADIANLAAYYASLK